Proteins encoded within one genomic window of Clostridia bacterium:
- a CDS encoding ABC transporter ATP-binding protein: MLRLLSFLWKHWRIAVLSPLCMMVEVGMDLLLPLLLARIIDYGVVQGDVAYILRVGLLMLGLAVIGLAGGMGGIVASSIASQRFGADLRLAAFTKVQSFSFAKLDEFRTPSLITRLTNDITQVQHTVMMMLRAMIRAPLLALGGLAMAATLNPGLSLIILVTIPLLAGTLWVVINKSYPLFALVQERIDRVNAVMRENLVGVRVVKAFVRGDKEKERFRDANEQLARMNIRASRVVSTLMPIMMLVMNASIVAILWFGGIKVDTGEMTVGQVMAFINYVSQILFALMLVVFVLMALSRAKASASRINEILTAAGEIRETTRPVPGKVTRGEIVFEKVYFQYPGAGAPVLENINLHIKPGHVVGIIGGTGAGKTTLSLLIPRFYDVTRGRVLVDGVDVRDYRLNQLRSGIGIVPQEITLFSGTVAENIRWGREDAAMEEIIRAAQAAQAHEFIMSLPDGYDTVLGQRGVNLSGGQKQRLAIARALLRRPAVLILDDSTSALDAVTEAKLRQSLKEYLGPCTRIVISQKISSVMEADQIIVLDNGVIEATGTHAGLLAQSSLYRDIYRSQWGQEVAADV, encoded by the coding sequence GTGCTCCGGCTCTTGTCTTTTTTGTGGAAACATTGGAGAATAGCCGTCTTAAGCCCCTTGTGCATGATGGTGGAAGTAGGTATGGACCTGCTGCTGCCCCTATTGCTGGCCAGGATCATCGATTACGGGGTGGTGCAGGGGGATGTGGCCTACATCTTGCGGGTGGGGCTCTTGATGTTAGGCCTGGCGGTCATCGGGTTGGCCGGCGGCATGGGCGGCATTGTGGCCTCCAGTATTGCCAGCCAGCGGTTCGGTGCCGATTTGAGACTGGCGGCCTTCACCAAAGTACAGTCCTTTTCTTTTGCCAAACTGGATGAGTTTCGTACTCCTTCCCTGATTACCCGCTTGACCAATGACATCACCCAGGTCCAGCATACGGTCATGATGATGTTAAGGGCCATGATCCGGGCCCCTCTATTGGCCCTGGGCGGGTTGGCGATGGCTGCCACCCTTAATCCCGGGCTATCCCTGATCATCCTGGTGACGATACCCTTGCTGGCCGGGACCTTGTGGGTGGTCATCAATAAAAGCTATCCCTTATTTGCCTTGGTGCAGGAGCGCATCGACCGGGTGAACGCAGTGATGCGGGAGAACCTGGTAGGGGTGAGGGTAGTCAAAGCATTCGTCCGGGGGGATAAGGAAAAGGAGCGTTTTCGCGATGCCAACGAGCAGTTGGCCCGGATGAATATCCGGGCTTCCCGGGTGGTTTCCACCTTGATGCCTATCATGATGCTGGTCATGAATGCCAGCATCGTAGCCATCCTCTGGTTTGGCGGCATCAAAGTGGACACCGGGGAAATGACCGTGGGCCAGGTCATGGCTTTTATCAATTACGTGTCCCAAATCCTGTTTGCATTAATGCTGGTGGTTTTCGTCCTGATGGCTCTCTCCAGGGCTAAGGCTTCTGCTTCCCGCATTAATGAAATCTTGACGGCGGCAGGTGAAATCCGGGAAACAACCCGGCCGGTGCCCGGGAAAGTTACCAGGGGAGAAATCGTGTTTGAAAAAGTTTATTTCCAATATCCCGGAGCCGGGGCGCCGGTATTGGAAAACATCAATTTGCACATTAAACCCGGGCACGTAGTGGGCATCATAGGCGGTACCGGGGCCGGGAAGACCACTTTGAGCCTGCTGATCCCTCGTTTTTACGATGTGACCCGTGGTCGCGTCCTGGTGGACGGGGTTGATGTGAGGGATTACCGCCTGAACCAGCTGCGGAGCGGCATTGGGATCGTGCCCCAGGAAATAACCCTGTTTTCCGGCACCGTGGCGGAGAATATCCGCTGGGGCAGGGAAGACGCGGCCATGGAGGAGATTATCCGGGCCGCCCAGGCTGCCCAGGCCCATGAATTCATCATGAGCCTGCCTGATGGGTATGACACTGTTTTAGGCCAGCGGGGGGTTAACCTGTCCGGGGGACAGAAACAGCGTTTGGCCATTGCCAGGGCCCTGCTGCGCCGGCCCGCCGTGCTCATCCTGGATGACAGCACCAGCGCCCTGGATGCGGTGACGGAAGCGAAGCTGAGGCAGTCCCTGAAAGAGTACCTGGGACCGTGCACCAGGATCGTCATCTCTCAAAAGATCAGCTCCGTCATGGAAGCGGATCAGATTATTGTGTTGGACAACGGGGTCATCGAGGCCACCGGTACCCACGCCGGTTTACTGGCGCAAAGTTCTCTCTACCGGGATATCTACCGGTCCCAGTGGGGGCAGGAGGTGGCGGCTGATGTCTAG
- the cobO gene encoding cob(I)yrinic acid a,c-diamide adenosyltransferase: protein MRVSRGQIHIYTGNGKGKTTAALGLSLRAVCAGKKVYFGQFVKGMDYSELKAPAYLPGFEMHQFGRGRFIYNKPAEEDIAAARQGLETCRQVLLAGRHDLVVLDELNIALYYKLFSVEEAIELIKCKQEATELVITGRYAPPELIELADLVTEMTEIKHYYTQNVPAREGIEF from the coding sequence ATACGCGTGAGTAGGGGTCAAATTCATATTTATACCGGCAACGGCAAAGGCAAGACCACGGCCGCCCTGGGCCTTTCTTTAAGAGCGGTCTGTGCCGGCAAGAAAGTCTATTTCGGTCAATTTGTCAAAGGGATGGATTACAGCGAATTAAAAGCACCCGCTTACCTGCCCGGATTTGAAATGCACCAGTTCGGCCGCGGCCGTTTCATTTACAATAAGCCGGCTGAGGAAGACATCGCCGCGGCGAGACAAGGTCTGGAAACCTGCCGCCAGGTGCTTTTGGCCGGTCGCCATGACCTGGTAGTATTAGATGAACTTAACATTGCTTTATATTATAAGCTTTTTAGCGTGGAAGAGGCAATTGAATTGATCAAGTGCAAGCAGGAAGCCACGGAACTGGTCATCACCGGGAGGTACGCCCCGCCGGAATTAATAGAATTAGCCGACCTTGTCACGGAAATGACGGAAATCAAGCACTACTATACGCAAAATGTGCCCGCCCGGGAGGGCATAGAGTTCTAG
- the phoU gene encoding phosphate signaling complex protein PhoU — MVPTRTAFQGELEALQRQLLYMGGLVEGQIAEAVAALVHKDGTLAQQVIDRDEAVDRLQLEIEDRCVSLIARQQPLAKDLRMIFAAIKLATDLERISDLAVNVAEIAQGLLKEPYIKPLIDIPRMAEIAQRMTRQALDAYVGGSEEKAEGLFSMEKEMDSLWDQVFRELLLIMMQDPKTVSQATYLLLVARHLERVGDHATNIGELVIYEVSGNRIRLN; from the coding sequence ATGGTTCCCACCAGAACTGCTTTTCAAGGGGAATTGGAAGCGCTCCAGCGACAGCTCTTGTACATGGGCGGCCTGGTAGAGGGGCAGATTGCAGAAGCCGTCGCTGCGCTGGTGCATAAAGACGGTACTTTAGCTCAACAAGTCATTGACCGGGATGAGGCGGTGGACCGGCTGCAATTGGAGATCGAAGACCGCTGCGTAAGTCTCATTGCCCGGCAGCAGCCCCTGGCGAAAGACCTGCGGATGATTTTTGCGGCCATTAAGCTGGCCACGGACTTGGAAAGGATTTCTGATCTGGCCGTTAATGTAGCCGAGATTGCCCAGGGGCTGCTAAAGGAGCCGTACATCAAGCCCCTCATTGACATTCCCAGGATGGCGGAAATAGCCCAAAGGATGACCAGGCAAGCCCTGGACGCTTATGTGGGGGGCAGTGAGGAGAAAGCTGAGGGGCTGTTTTCGATGGAAAAAGAAATGGACAGTCTTTGGGATCAGGTATTCCGGGAACTCCTGCTCATCATGATGCAAGATCCCAAAACCGTGTCACAGGCTACCTATTTGCTGCTGGTGGCCAGGCATCTGGAACGGGTCGGCGATCATGCCACCAATATCGGGGAGCTGGTCATTTACGAGGTTTCCGGGAACCGCATCCGCCTGAACTAA
- the pstB gene encoding phosphate ABC transporter ATP-binding protein has product MTGKIVVRRLNFYYGSFQALKDINLSIKAHAVTAFIGPSGCGKSTLLRTFNRMNDLIEGVRAEGEVTIDGRNILAPDIDLVALRKKVGMVFQKPNPFPMSIYDNVAYGLRIHGLRNKELIDEMVEKSLKAAALWEEVKDRLDAPALGLSGGQQQRLCIARVLAVEPEIILMDEPCSALDPISTMKLEELMHELRQKYTLVVVTHNMQQAARISQETVFFLNGEIIEAGATDKMFYRPQDRRTEDYITGRFG; this is encoded by the coding sequence ATGACAGGTAAGATAGTCGTACGCCGGCTGAATTTTTATTACGGTTCTTTTCAAGCCTTGAAAGATATCAATTTATCCATCAAGGCCCATGCGGTGACCGCCTTCATCGGGCCCTCCGGTTGCGGTAAATCCACATTGCTGCGCACTTTCAACCGGATGAATGATCTGATTGAAGGGGTCCGGGCCGAGGGCGAAGTGACCATTGACGGGCGAAACATCCTGGCGCCGGATATTGACCTGGTCGCTTTGCGCAAGAAAGTGGGCATGGTGTTTCAAAAACCAAATCCTTTTCCCATGTCCATTTATGATAACGTGGCCTACGGGCTTAGAATCCATGGCCTCAGGAACAAGGAATTGATAGACGAAATGGTGGAAAAAAGTCTAAAGGCCGCTGCCCTGTGGGAAGAAGTAAAGGACCGGCTGGACGCCCCTGCTTTAGGTTTATCAGGAGGACAGCAGCAGCGATTGTGCATTGCCAGGGTGTTGGCAGTGGAGCCGGAAATCATTTTGATGGATGAACCTTGTTCCGCTCTGGACCCTATTTCCACTATGAAACTTGAAGAGTTAATGCATGAGTTAAGACAGAAATACACGCTGGTGGTGGTGACCCACAACATGCAGCAAGCCGCCAGGATTTCCCAAGAAACCGTCTTTTTCTTAAACGGGGAAATCATTGAAGCGGGTGCTACGGACAAGATGTTTTACCGGCCCCAAGACCGCCGGACGGAAGATTATATCACGGGCCGGTTCGGCTAA
- a CDS encoding cell wall metabolism sensor histidine kinase WalK: protein MRRKILITVLLVVLGSMISMGFLLTGMSERYLLGRLEDKLLSNAELMARVVAQAMEEGSHPHAWEGLAASLGKSAGARVTIIDLQGKVLGDSAAKAAELDSHLGRPEIQQALQGRVGTSIRYSSSLHTEMLYLAVPVIMEDRVGGVVRVALSLEEVYRVSRFLWKWILATGLVVFLVAGLISFMAASSLTKPLQEIALTAGQIAQGRYSERLRSRRWTGEIKVLAEAFNRMAGNLEDFIHQLTGRKRLLETILGSMDDSLIAVDAEGKMMVLNPPAAELFGVSEDQTAGRHLLEVVRHEGLFHLVDAVLQQGKTVRQELTLYTPHEKHFKVHVTPLAAENSRGAVAVLRDMTDVRRAEQMRREFVANVSHELRTPLTSIAGYVETLLGGAYQDPAVNLRFLGIIQREAERLKKLIEDLLQLSRIESAKGQSAPVPVDVAAVASRAVNLLATALEERDQQLIYDFPEHLSPALVVEDSLEQVFLNLIDNAGKYSPPGTSITIRAEEDETHVACSVIDQGTGIPPEALPRIFERFYRVDKARTREVPGTGLGLALVKHLVDGMGGTVEVRSELGKGSRFTVRLPKAAVRQEDSHDR, encoded by the coding sequence CACGGGTGGTAGCTCAAGCCATGGAAGAAGGGTCTCACCCCCATGCATGGGAAGGTCTAGCAGCTTCTCTGGGCAAATCCGCCGGAGCCAGGGTCACCATTATTGATTTACAAGGAAAAGTACTGGGTGATTCGGCTGCAAAGGCGGCAGAACTGGATTCCCATCTTGGCCGACCGGAGATTCAACAGGCTCTCCAAGGCAGGGTGGGAACGAGCATTCGCTACAGCAGCTCTTTGCACACGGAGATGCTGTACCTGGCCGTCCCGGTGATTATGGAAGACAGGGTCGGCGGCGTCGTGCGGGTTGCGTTGTCCCTGGAGGAGGTCTATCGAGTTTCCAGGTTTCTGTGGAAATGGATTCTTGCCACCGGTCTGGTGGTTTTCCTGGTGGCAGGCCTGATAAGCTTCATGGCTGCCTCTTCCCTGACCAAGCCCCTGCAGGAGATTGCTTTGACCGCCGGGCAGATTGCTCAAGGCCGGTACAGCGAGAGATTGAGGAGCCGGAGGTGGACTGGCGAAATCAAAGTTCTGGCTGAGGCGTTCAACCGGATGGCGGGCAACTTGGAAGATTTCATTCATCAACTGACCGGGAGGAAAAGACTCTTGGAAACCATTCTCGGCAGCATGGACGATAGTCTCATCGCCGTCGATGCTGAAGGAAAAATGATGGTGCTCAATCCCCCGGCGGCTGAACTCTTTGGGGTGTCCGAAGACCAGACCGCGGGGCGGCACCTGTTGGAAGTGGTCCGCCATGAAGGATTGTTTCATTTGGTTGACGCCGTGCTGCAGCAGGGCAAAACCGTACGGCAGGAATTGACTTTATATACGCCTCATGAAAAACACTTCAAGGTCCATGTGACTCCCTTGGCTGCAGAAAACTCCCGGGGGGCCGTGGCGGTACTGCGGGATATGACGGATGTGCGGCGGGCGGAACAAATGCGCAGGGAGTTCGTGGCCAATGTCTCCCACGAACTGCGAACACCGCTCACCTCCATCGCCGGTTACGTGGAAACCCTGCTGGGCGGTGCTTATCAGGATCCCGCCGTTAACTTGCGCTTCTTGGGCATTATTCAGAGGGAAGCGGAACGCCTCAAGAAGCTGATTGAAGACTTGCTGCAGCTGTCCCGGATCGAAAGTGCCAAAGGGCAGAGTGCCCCAGTTCCCGTGGATGTGGCGGCAGTAGCCTCTAGGGCGGTCAATTTGCTGGCTACGGCTTTAGAGGAACGGGATCAGCAGTTGATTTATGATTTCCCGGAACATTTATCTCCGGCCCTGGTGGTGGAAGACAGCTTGGAACAAGTGTTTTTGAATTTAATCGATAATGCCGGGAAGTATTCTCCTCCGGGTACTTCCATTACCATCCGGGCGGAGGAGGATGAAACCCACGTAGCTTGTTCCGTCATCGATCAGGGGACCGGGATACCACCAGAGGCGCTGCCCAGGATTTTTGAGAGGTTTTACCGGGTGGATAAAGCGCGGACCAGGGAAGTTCCCGGTACCGGCCTGGGGCTGGCTTTGGTCAAGCACCTGGTTGACGGCATGGGCGGCACCGTCGAAGTAAGGAGCGAATTAGGTAAAGGTTCACGGTTCACCGTCAGATTGCCGAAGGCAGCAGTAAGACAGGAGGACAGTCATGACAGGTAA